The stretch of DNA CGCGTCGTGCAGGGAGATCGCCGTGTTGAGCGCGGTCTGGCCGCCCAGGGTGGGCAGGAGCGCGTCGGGGCGCTCCTGGGCGATGATCTTCTCGACGTACTCGGGGGTGATCGGCTCGACGTAGGTGGCGTCGGCGATCTCCGGGTCGGTCATGATCGTGGCCGGGTTGGAGTTGACCAGGATGACGCGCAGGCCCTCGGCCTTGAGGACGCGGCAGGCCTGGGTGCCGGAGTAGTCGAACTCCGCTGCCTGGCCGATGACGATCGGTCCTGAACCGATGACCAGGACGGACTGGATATCGGTGCGCTTAGGCACGCTGGCCCTCCATCAGGACGGTGTTCATCAGGGATGTGAAGCGGTCGAAGAGGTACGCGGCGTCGTGCGGACCCGCGGCGGCTTCGGGGTGGTACTGGACGCTGAAGGCAGGCTTGTCGAGCAGTCGCAGCCCCTCGACCACCTGGTCGTTGAGGCAGACGTGCGAGACCTCGGCGCGGCCGAAGGGGGTGTCGGAGACCTTGTCGAGCGGGGCGTCGACGGCGAATCCGTGGTTGTGGGCGGTGACCTCGACCTTGCCGGTGGTGCGGTCCTGCACGGGCTGGTTGATGCCCCGGTGGCCGTACTTGAGCTTGAAGGTGCCGAAGCCCAGGGCGCGGCCGAGGATCTGGTTGCCGAAGCAGATGCCGAAGAGCGGAGTACCGCGTTCCAGTACGGCCCGCATGACGGAGACGGGGTGGTCGGCGGTGGACGGGTCTCCTGGACCGTTGGAGAAGAAGACTCCGTCGGGCTCGACCGCGTAGACGTCCTCGACGGTCGCGGTGGCGGGGAGCACGTGCACCTCGATGCCGCGTTCGGCCATCCTGTGCGGTGTCATGCCCTTGATGCCGAGGTCGACGGCGGCGACGGTGAAACGCTTCTGCCCGATGGCCGGGACGACGTACGCCTCCTTGGTGGCGACCTCCTGGGAGAGGTCGGCGCCGGTCATCCCGGGGGCCTCGCGCACCCGGGAGAGCAGCGCCGCGTCGTCGGCGACGGCCTCCCCCGAGAAGATCCCGACCCGCATGGCACCGCTCTCGCGCAGGTGGCGGGTGAGGGCGCGGGTGTCGACGCCGCTGATGCCGACGACTCCCTGATCCGCCAGTTCCTCGTCGAGGCCGCGGCGGGAGCGCCAGTTGGACGGCAGCCGCGCGGGGTCGCGCACGACGTAGCCGGAGACCCAGATGCGACCGGACTCGGGGTCCTCGTCGTTGACTCCGGTGTTGCCCACGTGCGGGGCGGTCATCACGACGACCTGGCGGTGGTAGGACGGGTCGGTCAGCGTCTCCTGGTAGCCGGTCATGCCGGTGGAGAAGACCGCCTCGCCGAAGGTCTCCCCCACGGCCCCGTAGGCGCGGCCGCGGAAGACGCGGCCGTCCTCCAGGACGAGTACGGCGGGAGCGGCCTTGGCGGCGCTTCCCCGGGTGGAGGTCGTCATCGTGCGGCGCCTTCCGTGGTGTCGGTGTGGTGGTGGTCGTGGCCCGCGGCGACCGGCCGCGGGTTCTGCGCGTCGTCCGAGGTCATGGCGTTGACGGCCGTGACCCAGTCGATGTGCTGGGCGGAGAGGTCCGAGCGGAAACCCGAGTCGATCAGTTTCTCGCCGTGGCTCCAGGTGACGATCAGCAGGCCGCCCTCGGTGAGGACCTTGCCGGCGATGCCCTTGTCGAGCCTGGCCTCCCTGAGGGCGGCGGTGGGGATGAAGAAGTCGTTCGCGCCGGGGCGTACGACATCGATCCCCGCGTCGGTCAGGGTCAGCTCCACGCGGCTGCGGGTGCCGAGTCCCCCGGCGACGATCCTGTCGAGCCACTGCCCGGCGGTGGTGGAGCCGTGGTAGCGCCCGGTCATGGCGAGGCTGGGCTCACCCGGCGCCTCGGGCGCCCGCGGCAGTTCCGGCAGGTCCGACTGGAGGGTGCCGCGCCACTTCCATCCCTGGCGCATCAGCCAGTAGACGAGGGTGATGAACAGCAGCAGCCCGACGATCCAGCCGATCCGGCCCGGCCAGTCGTTCACTTCCGCGGACTTCTGCTCCGCGGCCAGCATCATCAAAGGTGTCACGCCAGTTTCCCGTCCACGAC from Streptomyces tsukubensis encodes:
- the carA gene encoding glutamine-hydrolyzing carbamoyl-phosphate synthase small subunit; the encoded protein is MTTSTRGSAAKAAPAVLVLEDGRVFRGRAYGAVGETFGEAVFSTGMTGYQETLTDPSYHRQVVVMTAPHVGNTGVNDEDPESGRIWVSGYVVRDPARLPSNWRSRRGLDEELADQGVVGISGVDTRALTRHLRESGAMRVGIFSGEAVADDAALLSRVREAPGMTGADLSQEVATKEAYVVPAIGQKRFTVAAVDLGIKGMTPHRMAERGIEVHVLPATATVEDVYAVEPDGVFFSNGPGDPSTADHPVSVMRAVLERGTPLFGICFGNQILGRALGFGTFKLKYGHRGINQPVQDRTTGKVEVTAHNHGFAVDAPLDKVSDTPFGRAEVSHVCLNDQVVEGLRLLDKPAFSVQYHPEAAAGPHDAAYLFDRFTSLMNTVLMEGQRA
- a CDS encoding PH-like domain-containing protein; amino-acid sequence: MMLAAEQKSAEVNDWPGRIGWIVGLLLFITLVYWLMRQGWKWRGTLQSDLPELPRAPEAPGEPSLAMTGRYHGSTTAGQWLDRIVAGGLGTRSRVELTLTDAGIDVVRPGANDFFIPTAALREARLDKGIAGKVLTEGGLLIVTWSHGEKLIDSGFRSDLSAQHIDWVTAVNAMTSDDAQNPRPVAAGHDHHHTDTTEGAAR